The Myxocyprinus asiaticus isolate MX2 ecotype Aquarium Trade chromosome 46, UBuf_Myxa_2, whole genome shotgun sequence genome includes the window TCTATAGGccacatgatgagggaaaccagcagacttctgagacatcagtatgatatccactaatgctgcatgattgattgaattaagattaaaatcacaatatGGACTTGagcgattactaaaccttaaaaaaagctgcgttttaaaatattaattaataaggtTTTCTTCCTTTGGttaaaacgttttatttttccatgatgtggttgacatttctgtgaaCTGCCCAAaatatgcatagtatgaatttgtaatgttctgtcatatacagtacaaacatgtaaaatgtgagtacAAAGTACAAAAgaaattgtttttaaatcaatcatcatgttatcacttatttcttctttttatcttctatttatttttcaCTGTGACTCTCTTAAAAAgttcatgtgttcaacagatccaatccatgttcaatgaaaattatttcttgttagaacagtgaaaaaaaaGCTTTTTACCTCTTTGTACATGTTTTAAGtataattccaaagtaaaaccgtgatctgatgacaaaataagataAGTGGcaatatatcggtatcagccaaaaatgttcatattgacGTATccctgatagatagacagacaaacagagacaCATTATATCAATTGATTTTAAACAGTTCTGTCTTCCCTACAGGTGCAACATGGCTGAAGATCTACAATATGTGGAAACGCTCTTATGAGGAATCCTGCGCTCTCAAAAGAACACTTAATATTTATCTAAAGATCCTCAGGTTTACTCCTCTTTTAATCCAGCATGGCTGACGCCTGGATCAAACAGTCTACGCAACAGTTCCAGGAATTATCCTTGATATCTTTCTGTTTTTCATGGAGAAGCAGGAAATAAGATGGAATTTCCTCCCTGTGCTTTTCATATAGTCACTACGAGATAATCTTGCTGTCTGATGTGTGTTCTATAGAGGAGTGCTGTGGCACCGCTGTGTGCTAGTTTATTCTGGAGTTACCCATCTTTGTGAGTTCTTGTCTGGGTCGAGGAGGTCCAGTTCGCTGCAGAAATGCTCCAGACTAATAACTACTCGCTGGTGTTGCTGATCCAGCTAGCACTGCTGACCTTTGACCTGTTCGTCAACTCCTTCAGTGAACTCCTTAGGGCTGCACCGGTCATCCAGCTAGTGCTGTTCATGTgagtttttatatactgtatgtctgtgaaataatcactACTTCTGGACGGACAAGTGTATACACAATCTGCCGTGgcattatttaaatacattttttctatGCCAGTCTATAGGTTTGGGAAACATGAACCAATTCTTGTTCGGAACtggttccattaaaaaaaaaaaaaaataccgtaACTgtttgattttcatgacttttggttctgTTAACGGTTCTCGCACGTTCATATTTTCGCCGATGTGAACCAGattactctgacagtgtttcctgctgcGCAATTCAGCGGCAGCGCTGCCCCCAATGAATCCGCAGCGGGAAACACGCAGCAcgtccagtgtagtccgattccctaaACGAatgccggttctttttagtgaatcaaaaacacttaatACATTGAATGAAATTTATGCCTCTAAATAGTCTGCAAACATGCCTTTTAAAAGAACTGtatcaaatatatttttgatttgttatatctgcaataagaattgcatctcttatttccaaataattcttcctcaaaagtactgaaAGAATTGCTAAGAGGAAttggaaccggaatcgttaaattccttacgattcccatccctaccaGTGTAAGATTGTggtataatgtatgtatgtatgtatatatatatatatatatatatatatatatatatatatatatatatatataaacaccctaaatgacatttaaaaacaaagagcATATTTTATACACAGTGGTAATTAGGAATGCAccaataaattaatattattatttttaatttttttccccaatttggaatgcccaattcccaatgcgctcttagttctcgtggtggcgtagtgactcgcctcaatccaagtggcggaggacaaatctcagttgccttcgcatctgagacgtcaatccgcgcatcttatcacgtggcttgttgagtgcgttaccacggagacacagtgcatgtggaggcttcacgctattctccgcagcaaccacgcacaactcaccacacaccccactgagagagagaaccacattatagcgaccacgaggaggttaccccatgtgactctaccctccctagcaaccgggccaatttggttgcttaggagacctggctggagtcactcagcacgccctgggattcaaactcacgacaccaggggtggtacatatattcatttttgaccaataccgattttaacgTAAATCTATAAGCCAACACtggctcattggatgttttttttgtttttggcaccattcgggggaaactctagagactgttgtgtgtgaaaatcccaggagatcaacagttacagaaatactcaaaccagcccatctggcaccaacaatcatgccacagtccaaatcactgagatcacattttatgcattgcactgctgccacacgattggctgatcagagaattgcatgaataagtaggtgtacaggtgttagCGCTCGGTGAGTTTAAATAATACAGAGGAAGTAAAGACACATAAGTccattttaaaatcgatttaagaAAAGACTTCACCAGACTTTATGCGGTTAGTCAGAAGTCTGGCTAAGTAAGACTGTAGTTCTAATGCCACGTCCACAATAATAATATGCTTTTGATTGAAAAAGAATTGATTTGGCTATGTTTTCCTCTCTCATCCACTCTGGAAAGACGTTTTCCCCGCAGAAACAGAAACTTTCGAAAACGACACATGGAGAACAATGACGTCAGAAACGGAAAACAAAGTTTTCAACCGAAAACTTGTCTAACGCGTCTTTGTTTACATCTGCGATTTtccatagtttttctatgtacatTTTTGCTAGACAGGCGTTTTCAACCGTTGTGCCacatccagtttttttttttagcgtctAGTGCAGGAACAGCACgctttttagatgctgtgtaagGTAAAAAAAGAATGTCGACTTTTAAAAGCACGTCTTGAGACACTTGCGTTCTGTTATatgcgctgtgtctagcttttattAGAGCAAAAACGCATTGGGTCTGAAAAGCCCGTTAATATGTTTTAATTTGAAAGCACattcattttgctatgtttatgtctctcatccacaccggaatggtgttttcctccaccaaaaacagatttttgaaaatgctctctagtaccgcttactttggaaaacaatggcgTTAGGAAACAGAAAACATTCTGTTTTTACCCGAAAACATATTGAGGGCCGTATACACTGAACTAATGTTTGTCTGTCCATCTGCACTCCGTATGATACGTATGGTTATGTAGAGTGTTTTCGAAACGCTCCGTTTGAAGTGGAGAAAAATGTCCATTACAGTGTGGATGAGTTAATGTGAGAAAATCTATgttttttcaaacgaaaacgtttTGGTATGGATGTGGCCTTACTGAGCAAGTAAACTACTACAGTATATCGCACAATCGAACAAAAACAACAGGCAAAACAGTATAGattcaggccacgtccacactaatacgttttcatttgagaACGCATTCATTTCGCTAGTTGCCATTTTCTTCCACTTTAAACAAAGCGTTTTgtaaacgctctccattaccgaATACTTTAGAAAACAATTATTGGCACATCCCTAATTGAAACATGTAAGTCTTTGTAAACTGATGTTATGTAggctgggggaaaaaaagacacatttttattAACCATCTGCTCTTTCTCTTTCTGCAGAATCCAGGACATTGGTATCCTGTTTAACGTAATCATCATTCTTCTCATGATGTTTAACACATACGTGTTTCAGGTGGGACTGGTGTCCCTGTTACTGGAGCGATTCAGAGCACTGCTCATGCTGTCCGCACTTTACCTGACTTTCAGCATCTGCTTTCACTGTTGGGTCATGGTgtgtacacaaacacatatatgtataatatagaactaaaaaaaattgttaatttggggttgggcctgggtagctcagtggtaaaagacgctggctatcacccctggagttcgctagttcgaatcccagggtgtgctgagtgactccagccaggtctcctaagcaaccaaattggcccggttgcaagggagggtaggtaacctcctcgtggtcgctataatgtggttctcgctctcggtggggcgcgtggtgagttgtgcgtggatgccgcggagaatagcgtgaagcctctacacgcgctatgtctccgtggcactcaacaagccacgtgataagatgcgcaggttgacggtctcagacgcggaggcaactgggatttgccctccgtcacccggactgaggcgaatcactacgtgaccacgaggacttaaaaagcacattgggaattccaaattgggtaaaaaaaaaaaaaaatgaaattgttaATATAGAGTCCAAATATGATCCTGTACAGATCAGTTCTTAAGGCCAAAACACTCTACGCAACTAATCATATGCGTGGGCCGGTTGAACGTGCGTTCTTGTGTTACCGTGGCGGGAACAAACCACAGTACCTTCTTGACTTTAACTTGCCCAGcaatattcttttcaaactgtttctTCACCATGTCAGTAGTTGACtttaaagagaaaactcactgttgAAGCGGTCAGTTCGATCTAATCtcgctatagcaccccttgtggcaacattgagaatgcagcgcatatttgcattgcgtTATGAATTGTGGTCCGACACATTTTGAAACATAACTACGCACAAAATCGAATCGTCTGccttcacgtacttgcgtagaatATTTTTTGGCCTTAAAAATTTTCCGAATAATAGAAGTCATTTTTACGTACTGCTTTTTTTTCCGTCAGAACCTGAGGTGGATGGAGTCCAATCGTTTCGTATGGACGGATGGTTTGCAGGTTCTCTTTGTCTTCCATAGACTGGGTAAGCCAGCATGTGTCAGCCAAACCTTGAATTGGATTTCACACAGAGGTCACGCTTAATCTCGTCAAGAACCTCTCAATCCCTTTCTGCATGTTAAGAGATATATAACCTCTCTTCTAATAAGAGAAAATGTGTTATCTATCTTCTCTACTGGACATTTCTAATGTTTTGATGCTTGATCAATAGGAGCATGTAAAATTCCCAACATATTTGTATTCAGTTGTTGGTTATAAATATCATTTTTAAAAACGAAATAACTGTGTGTTGGTTTTGTGTATCCCCAGCTGCTGTGTTGTACTACTACTTCTACAAACGCACAACCGAGTACCTGGGAGACCCCAGACTTTACGAAGATTCCCCGTGGCTACGCGACGCGTTCGCTAGAGCGAGACAGTGAGCTCAGATAGTGAGAAACTACTGAAACTTAAGCCAAAATGGAGATATTACAGTGTGGTACAAGAAAAACATTACTGACGACAGTTAACATCAAAGAAATGACTTGTTTTTCAAATTCTTTGAATAATGACCAGGAATTTCAAGAAAACTAAATACATGCTTTGAGCAGGAAAAAAAAGACTGATAAAAAACTGCTGAACTGCAAAGGAAAAAGCCTCTGAGCAGAAGAGCAAATGGAGATTTAATCCCATCTCTGAAATAACTCATGTTGAGGTCAACAAGAAATTGGTGTGACCATTGGATGTCAAGGTGAAAActgtaatttgaatttctttaaaCCTCATCAAGCAGTTTTAATACAGGTATTGTCTTTTTATAGATGACAGCATGTGTTTCTCTTGCATACACAGACGTTTGTAGCTATTTTTCTGACCAAGTTCTTGGCTTTTCCAAGTTAAGTCTTTACAATCACTTTGAAGCTGAAATGTGCCACTAGTGCACCTTATAAATtgcaaaataatgactgtttattACACTCCCccaatctgccattggtcagtcTAGCAGGTAGCTCCaccctaaactcacaccattggttgagccaatgttgttataTCTGGGCTAGTTACAGTGGTTTGATTGTACAGACGACCCAAGAAAGGTTTCATAAACTTCAGTTTGCCTTTTGAGAAGTGGAGTTGGATTTGGTTGGAGGAATCACCattgtttttatagtttaattttatatgtttcaacaagtttttaacattttgtttgtaaatgTGTATTTTCAGCAAACTACTCAAATTTTACGGATGTCGGCAAAGCGTAAAcaaagtgcctcattgtaaagTCATTACGGAAAGCAAATAAACTGCGCAGTTGCGACAGCGACTGTGCACTTGTACGCTGtaatcattttctttttctggCAAATATTGTACATCTATTTTGTGTCGTTGCTGACATTATAATAAAATCTTCCATTGGACTGATTTGCGCATGCTTgtatggcaagccgaattgacTTTTAATCGTGCAGTAtgtgaattatagatatcaacaaattcaattttcactagtaaaaatgctaattttcgatatcagtaattacatttgcgaTAGTAAAAACTTTAATTCTAGATAAAAAAATAGTCATtgtggaaatacatttttaactagTACAAACTCGAATTCTCAAtttctgtaattgtattttatagtAGAATTTCAAAATGATCAGTCATTCACTCCTATTCGAAGCACAACTACAGATATCTAACGtttatttcttactagttgaaattccagttTCACATATCAACTATGCagttcttactagtaaaaatttaaatgttttatatctgtaaatTGGTTTTCACTAGTTATAAttaaattgttgatatcaggaattaaATTTTTACTACTAACAATGTAATTATATCAACAATGATAATTTTTACTACTAATAAGTACATAggtgatatgtgaaattggaattccAACTAGTACAAAATTATTATAGAtacatctgtaattgtgttttaaatAGGAATGAATGGCAGATAATTTTAAAatctactagtaaaaatgcagttaaagctatatatatatatatatatatatatacacattttttttgtggcttttcctagtttaaattgaatttaaattatgtaatttatgatttcaagaattaatgtttttacttGTGCAAATGTAACTACTGAAATCAACTattactagtagtaattccattcctgatatcaataattagcattttaactagtgaaaattgaatatTATTATTCATGCATGATACATGCACATGCATGTTGAACATGAAACAACTATACATTTACCGGTACTCCAATCAAAATTGTTCTAGAATCATTATGGTGCATTCTCACTGTAGTGGTTCATAGTTGCAGGTTATTTCACGGCTTGAGCTTAGAGACAGACGGGGATGTTTACGATAACAGACTGTTCTATTCTGATCTCTCAGATTAAGTTGGGATTGGGATTTTACGCACCACAAACAGCCTACAGGACATAAATAGCACACAGAGCCAACTCACCCCTCTTATTGTGTGTGTAACCATGAGGAACTCACGAAGTAGATGTTTTAGGAAAGGTTGGTCTTTTTTAGCTATGTCTTTATTCATTGTTTTGTTATATATTGTTGAGGGTCAGGACCTCTATAACAGAACTCAATGGGCCTACAGTCAGACACTTACAATGattaaatggggccaatccgttaatgttaaaatacacactgtttcagacacaagacataaaacaatattgtgtttacatgattttagtgtgagaaaatcactttctaaccttttctgtgtagatatatccaattttacaactttgttgccatgatgacataacaccgtaaaccctaaaacaatgatttaaacaactttaaatctcaaataatacacaatataaagtttcaacagaacaattaatagaagtacttttataaaattataagcttcacatttctgcctttaaaacttccaaaaattggacccattgacttccattgtaagtgtctcaatgtaacctaaatttgagttgttttttttaagacaagGAGAGacgtctaaattaatttttgtggtaattacaattatgctacaaatgcggt containing:
- the LOC127436147 gene encoding transmembrane protein 138-like, with protein sequence MLQTNNYSLVLLIQLALLTFDLFVNSFSELLRAAPVIQLVLFIIQDIGILFNVIIILLMMFNTYVFQVGLVSLLLERFRALLMLSALYLTFSICFHCWVMNLRWMESNRFVWTDGLQVLFVFHRLAAVLYYYFYKRTTEYLGDPRLYEDSPWLRDAFARARQ